One genomic segment of Prosthecobacter sp. SYSU 5D2 includes these proteins:
- a CDS encoding histidine kinase translates to MKLLSAILAAAALSLEADSEWVRRLAFWSWGELEKQDRRIGEVETQLGTLPEMPLINSSVRAGLKTGYTTEEDVRWIEISLPETHPVDSIVLVPPLAKAASAVVPGYGFPVRFKLEVFDENGAAQTVLDRTEADFPNPGCFPVVARFEPRPVHRVRFTATEPWTVDGPEVLALAEMMVLSGKRNLAPLGRVSSSSTRNAPRAWTRANLVDMVTPLGLPVGPQEGGTLGYHSAVAEESETVKSLTLSFPEVMDLDEVRLFPVRKREVPLWFDYGFPVLYKVEAATQADFGDAVLLHEVTDSYHPLPGMNAVCIPAPGLKAQFIRITANKLWYRRSDYVFALAEVQALKNGVNHAPNGRFTATDVLKGEEAAGWSLESLTDGLTESGRILDLPEWIVGLELRRDLENERLRLQAARTDLLQRTYNQMAYGGLGSVAGLILLSSLLLWRQHRHRRLDAQRMHDKLARDLHDEIGSNLGSITLICSLATQADATRESIQSDMAEIGRVAEETANSMRDMVDLLRDPARQAGRNWLEVLHGLTERLLRGIRLDCALPAQPLVREPDLETQREIYLFCKEVLHNISRHAGASRVRFHLIPTDLGLRIEIADNGSGFDTGKPASGHGLGNLRERASALHATMHLFSKPAAGTIIHLNIPRTPLWMPA, encoded by the coding sequence ATGAAGTTATTGAGTGCCATCCTCGCCGCCGCCGCCTTGTCTCTGGAAGCAGATTCCGAGTGGGTCAGGCGTCTGGCCTTCTGGTCATGGGGTGAGCTGGAAAAACAGGACCGCCGTATCGGAGAGGTGGAGACGCAGCTCGGCACGCTGCCGGAAATGCCGCTCATCAATTCTTCCGTCCGTGCAGGATTGAAGACCGGCTACACCACCGAGGAGGATGTGAGGTGGATTGAAATCAGCCTGCCGGAAACGCATCCCGTGGACAGCATTGTGCTCGTTCCACCCCTGGCCAAGGCGGCCAGCGCGGTCGTGCCGGGCTATGGATTTCCAGTCCGCTTCAAGCTGGAGGTCTTTGACGAAAATGGTGCGGCGCAAACAGTCCTGGACCGCACGGAGGCGGATTTTCCCAACCCGGGCTGCTTTCCCGTGGTGGCACGTTTTGAGCCCCGCCCGGTCCACCGGGTGCGCTTCACGGCGACGGAGCCCTGGACGGTGGACGGGCCTGAGGTGCTGGCGCTGGCAGAGATGATGGTGCTGTCAGGAAAAAGAAACCTGGCACCGTTGGGCCGTGTATCCAGTTCCAGCACCCGCAACGCCCCTCGCGCCTGGACCCGGGCCAATCTGGTGGACATGGTGACGCCGCTGGGACTGCCGGTGGGGCCGCAGGAGGGCGGCACTCTGGGCTACCACAGCGCGGTGGCAGAGGAGAGCGAGACAGTCAAATCGCTCACGCTCTCTTTTCCAGAAGTGATGGACTTGGACGAGGTGCGGCTGTTCCCGGTGCGCAAGCGAGAAGTGCCGCTGTGGTTTGACTACGGCTTTCCGGTTCTCTACAAGGTGGAGGCGGCCACGCAGGCTGACTTTGGCGATGCAGTGCTGCTGCATGAGGTCACAGACAGCTACCATCCGCTGCCGGGTATGAACGCCGTGTGCATCCCCGCCCCGGGCTTGAAAGCACAGTTCATCCGCATCACCGCTAACAAACTATGGTACCGCCGGAGCGATTATGTCTTTGCCCTGGCCGAGGTGCAGGCGCTAAAAAACGGCGTCAACCATGCCCCCAATGGCAGATTCACCGCCACCGATGTGCTGAAGGGTGAGGAGGCGGCCGGATGGAGCCTGGAGTCGCTGACGGACGGCCTGACAGAGAGCGGCCGCATCCTGGACCTGCCAGAATGGATCGTGGGACTGGAACTGCGCCGGGATCTGGAGAACGAGCGCCTCCGTCTCCAGGCTGCGCGCACTGATCTGCTACAGCGGACCTACAACCAGATGGCCTATGGCGGCCTGGGCAGCGTGGCCGGCCTCATCCTGCTTTCCAGTCTTCTGCTCTGGCGCCAGCACCGCCACCGCCGCCTGGATGCCCAGCGCATGCATGACAAACTGGCCCGTGACCTGCATGATGAAATCGGGTCCAATCTGGGCAGCATCACGCTCATCTGCTCCCTGGCCACCCAGGCGGACGCGACCCGGGAATCCATCCAGTCTGACATGGCAGAAATCGGCCGCGTGGCGGAAGAGACGGCCAATTCCATGCGTGACATGGTGGACCTGCTTCGTGATCCGGCCAGACAGGCCGGCAGGAACTGGCTGGAAGTGCTGCACGGCCTGACGGAACGCCTGCTGCGCGGCATCCGCCTGGACTGCGCCCTGCCCGCCCAGCCGCTGGTGCGCGAGCCTGACCTGGAGACGCAGCGGGAAATCTACCTCTTCTGCAAAGAGGTGCTGCACAACATCTCACGCCACGCAGGAGCCAGCCGCGTGCGCTTCCACCTGATCCCCACGGACCTGGGTCTGAGGATCGAAATTGCCGATAACGGCAGCGGATTTGACACCGGCAAACCCGCCTCCGGCCACGGGC
- a CDS encoding BPL-N domain-containing protein, whose amino-acid sequence MKALLPLLITSILGSLPLLAQETAPPSSRTVPPDINGFKTVIPAPAAVKPLKVAIYDGGGSSKAGVEKVSQAVTALPGSTVTLVTPAEMGTVDLKAFDAVVFCGGSASVQAKNIGETGLNNVREFVRGGGGYVGICAGAYLACTGFDWSLGILNARTVSSKWRRGTGYLDMEVVPAGKNPLGEVNGIFKVRYNNGPVIKPDSRPDIPAYTPLALFRTEVAENGSPAGVMVDSPAAASGSFGQGRVFISSPHPENTPGLEHLIPRAILWAAGQDQTPAPAKPSVVP is encoded by the coding sequence ATGAAAGCTCTTCTCCCTCTGCTCATCACAAGCATCCTTGGCAGCCTGCCGCTGCTGGCGCAGGAAACGGCACCGCCGTCTTCACGGACCGTCCCGCCAGACATCAACGGCTTTAAAACGGTCATCCCTGCACCGGCGGCAGTGAAGCCGCTGAAAGTGGCCATCTATGATGGCGGCGGATCTTCGAAGGCCGGGGTGGAAAAGGTCAGCCAGGCGGTGACGGCACTTCCGGGTTCCACCGTCACCCTGGTCACCCCGGCGGAGATGGGCACGGTGGATTTGAAGGCCTTTGATGCCGTGGTGTTTTGCGGAGGCAGCGCCAGTGTTCAGGCAAAGAACATTGGCGAGACAGGCCTCAACAATGTCCGTGAATTTGTGCGGGGTGGCGGCGGTTATGTCGGCATCTGCGCGGGTGCGTATCTGGCCTGCACCGGGTTTGACTGGAGCCTGGGCATCCTGAATGCCCGCACCGTATCCAGCAAATGGCGTCGCGGCACCGGCTACCTGGACATGGAAGTGGTGCCTGCTGGAAAAAACCCGCTTGGTGAGGTGAACGGGATTTTCAAAGTGCGCTATAACAATGGCCCCGTCATCAAGCCTGATTCCCGCCCGGACATCCCCGCCTACACACCGCTGGCACTCTTCCGGACCGAGGTGGCGGAAAATGGATCGCCAGCGGGTGTGATGGTGGATTCTCCAGCCGCCGCCAGCGGCAGCTTTGGCCAGGGCAGGGTCTTCATCTCCAGCCCGCATCCGGAGAACACCCCCGGTCTGGAGCACCTCATTCCCCGTGCCATCCTCTGGGCCGCAGGCCAGGATCAGACCCCAGCCCCTGCCAAACCCAGCGTCGTGCCATGA
- a CDS encoding NlpC/P60 family protein, with protein MKKYTALLCLLLAPAVFLAAKDPDRESYRSPYSVKFSFDEKDLIGDLMKGTRSNWKDYASVPHAEWYNPNNRTRWGYWGPAATHFNPPSGLASKSPDWSRERIIATGLRYVGYSYQHHHVPDWEPPADWPVSKDQTTPVGKGLDCSNYTAFVYNLALGIKPTGDVRKQSELTEVPGPGPNRTLPVRRIELPKTYEDFEKTLLTGDLLFINNSSGNISHVVLWVGKIGRSPDGVPLILDSTGTGSVDANQTAIPDGIYLRPFTPRTWYFRQASHILRIIPDGVKPASR; from the coding sequence ATGAAAAAATACACCGCGCTTTTATGCCTCCTGCTGGCACCCGCTGTCTTTCTTGCCGCCAAAGACCCGGACCGCGAAAGCTACCGCTCCCCCTACAGCGTCAAATTTTCTTTCGATGAGAAAGACCTCATCGGCGACCTGATGAAGGGAACACGGTCTAACTGGAAGGACTACGCCAGCGTGCCCCATGCCGAATGGTATAACCCCAATAACCGCACCCGCTGGGGATATTGGGGACCCGCCGCCACGCATTTTAACCCGCCTTCAGGCCTGGCCTCCAAAAGCCCGGACTGGTCCCGTGAGCGCATCATCGCCACCGGCCTTCGTTATGTGGGTTATTCCTATCAGCATCACCATGTGCCTGACTGGGAGCCGCCAGCCGACTGGCCTGTCAGCAAGGACCAGACCACACCCGTAGGCAAAGGCCTGGATTGCAGCAACTACACCGCCTTTGTCTATAACCTGGCCCTGGGCATCAAACCCACGGGCGATGTGCGCAAGCAGTCCGAACTGACCGAGGTTCCCGGCCCCGGTCCCAACCGGACCCTGCCCGTCCGCCGCATCGAGCTTCCCAAGACCTACGAGGACTTTGAGAAAACGCTGCTTACCGGAGATCTCCTGTTTATCAACAACAGCAGCGGCAACATCTCCCACGTCGTCCTCTGGGTGGGAAAAATTGGCCGGTCACCGGATGGCGTTCCCCTCATTTTGGACAGCACCGGCACGGGCAGTGTGGATGCCAACCAGACCGCCATTCCGGATGGCATCTACCTGCGCCCCTTCACACCCCGCACCTGGTACTTCCGCCAGGCCAGCCACATCCTGCGCATCATTCCTGACGGGGTGAAACCCGCCTCCCGATGA